In Anaerolineales bacterium, the following proteins share a genomic window:
- the recN gene encoding DNA repair protein RecN, translating to MLTELHIHNFAIIDKLDLRFGPGLIILTGETGAGKSIILDAVVMLIGGKADTTFVRTDSDAAFVEGVFQLKGPEREAVHSILQREELMDDPNYVVLMREVRREGRSVARVNGRTVNVSLLKEIGSLVVDIHGQAEHLSLLDSRAHLGLLDRYAEVARPLSDYRQTYHALLNLRHELNELRKAQADADRRVEFLTYQAEEIEAARLKAGEDEELRKERDRLANAESLAQNAQEALAVLEEGSPETPAATDLVGQAAQALHALAKIDSAQSELANQAEVLLDTMSNVIGELRDYLEEIEFNPKRLDEVEERLDLIHSLTRKYGGSIPAVIASGENARKQLETITGAADRINELELEEAKLLEKLGKQGAALSEKRKSAATKMSHGIETELDDLKMSAAKFGVDFQTKPDPNGVPLNGGPRIGFDQNGIDRVEFLIAPNPGEGLKPLAKIASGGETSRLMLGLKNVLARADEVPSLIFDEIDQGIGGRVGLTVGQKLWNLSRSHQVFCVTHLPQLAVFGDEHYQVQKLVDKGRTLTRVERLDGEPRLLELSQMLGEVGEGTLRSAHELLQVARGMIKGK from the coding sequence ATGCTTACCGAACTTCACATACACAACTTTGCGATCATAGACAAACTCGACCTGCGTTTCGGTCCTGGGCTCATCATCCTCACGGGTGAAACGGGCGCGGGCAAATCCATCATCCTCGATGCGGTGGTCATGCTCATCGGCGGCAAAGCGGACACGACCTTCGTGCGGACTGATTCAGATGCCGCGTTCGTCGAGGGTGTGTTCCAGCTCAAAGGTCCAGAAAGAGAAGCGGTGCATTCCATCCTGCAACGCGAAGAATTGATGGACGATCCGAATTACGTCGTGTTGATGCGCGAAGTCCGCAGGGAGGGGCGGAGCGTGGCGCGCGTCAATGGGCGGACGGTGAACGTTTCGTTGCTAAAAGAAATTGGATCGCTGGTCGTGGATATTCACGGGCAAGCGGAGCATTTATCGCTTCTCGATTCACGCGCCCATTTGGGTCTGCTCGACCGCTACGCCGAAGTTGCGCGCCCCCTCAGCGATTATCGGCAGACATATCACGCGTTGTTGAATTTGCGTCACGAGTTGAACGAGTTGCGCAAAGCGCAAGCCGATGCGGATCGCCGCGTGGAATTCTTAACGTATCAAGCCGAGGAGATCGAAGCCGCGCGTTTGAAAGCGGGTGAAGATGAGGAGTTGCGCAAAGAGCGCGACCGATTAGCGAACGCCGAGTCGCTGGCGCAGAACGCGCAAGAGGCGCTTGCAGTTTTGGAGGAAGGCTCGCCTGAGACTCCCGCCGCGACGGATTTGGTTGGGCAAGCCGCGCAAGCCTTGCACGCGCTCGCAAAAATCGATTCAGCGCAAAGCGAGTTGGCGAATCAAGCCGAGGTATTGCTCGATACGATGTCGAATGTGATCGGCGAGTTGCGCGACTATTTGGAGGAGATCGAATTCAACCCGAAGCGGCTCGATGAAGTGGAAGAACGACTCGATCTGATTCATTCGCTCACGCGCAAGTACGGCGGGAGCATCCCTGCGGTGATCGCTTCGGGCGAGAACGCGCGCAAACAACTGGAGACGATTACAGGCGCGGCGGATCGCATCAACGAATTGGAATTGGAAGAGGCGAAACTGCTGGAGAAATTGGGCAAACAAGGCGCGGCTCTTTCGGAGAAGCGCAAATCTGCCGCGACGAAGATGAGTCACGGCATCGAAACCGAGTTGGACGATTTGAAAATGTCCGCTGCAAAATTTGGCGTGGACTTTCAGACCAAGCCCGACCCGAACGGCGTGCCGCTCAACGGCGGTCCGCGCATTGGGTTCGACCAGAACGGGATCGACCGCGTGGAATTTTTGATCGCTCCGAACCCAGGCGAGGGACTCAAACCGCTGGCGAAGATCGCCTCGGGTGGCGAAACGTCGCGGCTGATGTTGGGATTGAAGAATGTGTTAGCCCGCGCAGACGAAGTGCCGTCGTTGATCTTCGATGAAATTGACCAAGGGATCGGCGGGCGCGTTGGTCTGACCGTTGGGCAGAAACTTTGGAATCTCTCGCGCTCGCATCAAGTTTTCTGCGTGACGCATCTTCCGCAACTCGCGGTCTTCGGCGATGAACATTATCAGGTGCAGAAACTGGTGGACAAAGGTCGCACGTTGACGCGCGTCGAACGGCTGGACGGCGAGCCGCGCCTGCTCGAACTTTCGCAGATGCTCGGTGAAGTAGGCGAGGGGACGCTCAGGTCCGCGCATGAGTTGTTGCAGGTGGCGAGGGGGATGATCAAGGGGAAGTAG
- a CDS encoding NAD(+)/NADH kinase encodes MLDAFIPKRPVVTAHQKMPEAVTEAKAMSVYLKDKGIDAPCGLIYDEDLRKRVRGGEFDVLIVAGGDGTVLRAGHLCAPSGVPILGVNLGRLGFLTQVDRRDWRAYFDKLFNGDAWIEHRMMLRVEHIRAGDPMGEWTALNEVVVGRGQMLRPVRLTASVDGRPLTRYVADGLIASTPTGSTAYALAAGGPILPPELRNILLVPIAPHLSVDRAVVLAEGSSVSIASAGENAVLSVDGQSPISLMEDDHIDIRAAEINAQFVRFGDPGYFYRNLTAHMNENSLGMPR; translated from the coding sequence ATGCTCGACGCCTTCATCCCCAAGCGACCTGTGGTCACTGCGCATCAGAAAATGCCCGAAGCCGTGACCGAAGCGAAAGCGATGTCTGTGTACCTGAAAGACAAGGGCATCGACGCGCCGTGCGGCTTGATCTACGACGAAGATTTACGGAAGCGCGTGCGCGGCGGCGAGTTCGATGTGTTGATTGTCGCGGGCGGCGATGGAACTGTTTTGCGGGCGGGACATCTCTGCGCCCCAAGTGGCGTGCCGATTCTGGGCGTGAATCTCGGCAGGCTCGGTTTTCTGACGCAGGTGGATCGCCGCGATTGGCGCGCGTACTTTGATAAATTGTTCAACGGCGACGCGTGGATCGAACACCGCATGATGCTGCGCGTCGAACACATTCGCGCGGGCGACCCGATGGGCGAGTGGACTGCGTTGAACGAAGTCGTCGTCGGGCGCGGGCAGATGCTTCGCCCCGTGCGCCTCACCGCCTCGGTGGATGGCAGACCGTTGACCCGTTATGTGGCGGATGGACTCATCGCTTCAACTCCGACGGGTTCAACTGCCTACGCCCTCGCGGCGGGCGGACCCATCCTGCCGCCTGAACTGCGCAACATTCTGCTTGTGCCGATCGCCCCACACCTTTCGGTGGATCGCGCCGTCGTGCTGGCGGAGGGCTCGTCTGTGAGCATTGCAAGCGCTGGCGAAAACGCCGTCCTCAGCGTGGACGGTCAATCGCCGATCAGCCTGATGGAGGACGATCACATTGACATCCGTGCGGCGGAGATCAACGCGCAGTTCGTCCGCTTTGGCGACCCTGGCTATTTTTATCGCAACCTGACCGCGCACATGAACGAAAACTCGTTGGGAATGCCGAGATGA
- the cas4 gene encoding CRISPR-associated protein Cas4, which translates to MLYLSILLILLAFLFFWQSNRQRSEAGLPGGRVIYTDTRGWSKLEKPLFYAALELTGKPDYLVEQNGKIIPVEVKSGRAPEAPYDSHIYQLASYCLLVEKTYGKRPPYGIVHYDDKNFSVEYTFELEQSLLELITEMKRDGMKKEVARSHEQASRCKRCGFRSVCDQALA; encoded by the coding sequence ATGCTCTACCTCTCCATCCTCCTCATCCTCCTCGCCTTCCTCTTCTTCTGGCAATCAAACCGCCAGCGGAGCGAAGCAGGCTTGCCTGGCGGACGCGTCATCTACACCGACACGCGCGGTTGGAGCAAATTGGAGAAGCCGCTCTTCTACGCCGCCCTCGAATTGACTGGTAAACCCGATTACCTTGTTGAACAAAATGGAAAAATCATCCCTGTCGAAGTGAAATCGGGGCGTGCGCCCGAAGCGCCGTATGATTCGCACATTTATCAATTGGCGTCGTATTGCTTATTGGTGGAAAAAACGTACGGCAAACGTCCGCCGTATGGGATCGTCCATTACGACGATAAAAATTTTTCAGTGGAGTACACGTTCGAGTTGGAACAATCCCTGTTGGAGTTGATCACCGAAATGAAGCGCGATGGGATGAAGAAAGAAGTCGCACGGTCGCACGAGCAGGCGTCCCGTTGTAAAAGATGCGGGTTTCGGTCAGTCTGCGATCAGGCGTTGGCGTAG
- a CDS encoding MBL fold metallo-hydrolase — translation MTKELRVKFWGVRGSYPTPGAGTIRFGGNTASVEVRAGERTIILDAGTGIIPLGRELLKTKRAGEILLLLSHLHHDHTQGFPFFVPAYLPSAKLHIFGPDGTHESLKNVLERNQSSETFPVGLRDMASAKEIQSLRESQIVVWDERGVRVAESGVGPGLNRAEGLSEDAVVIRIHKSYAHPGGVYVYRITWRGKSVVYATDTEGYVGTDRKLVQFARDADLLIHDAQYSEEHYRGQLAGFPSTQGFGHSTVTMASEVAAAAEAERLVLFHHDPAYDDAMVAEMERTAQGLFAESFAAYEGLEFVLQVENRTATASVASHERAVQYAQNG, via the coding sequence ATGACAAAAGAATTGAGAGTCAAATTCTGGGGCGTGCGCGGGAGTTATCCTACTCCAGGCGCGGGGACGATCCGCTTTGGGGGGAACACAGCCAGCGTCGAAGTGCGCGCAGGCGAGCGCACGATCATCCTCGACGCGGGGACGGGCATTATTCCGCTGGGGCGCGAGTTGTTGAAGACCAAGCGAGCGGGAGAAATCCTGTTGCTGTTGAGTCACTTGCATCACGATCACACGCAAGGCTTTCCGTTCTTTGTGCCAGCCTATTTGCCGAGCGCGAAGTTGCACATCTTTGGACCCGACGGAACGCACGAGTCGTTGAAAAATGTTTTGGAGCGCAATCAATCCTCCGAGACGTTCCCTGTGGGTTTGCGCGACATGGCGTCGGCGAAGGAGATTCAATCATTGCGCGAGTCGCAGATCGTCGTGTGGGACGAGAGAGGAGTCCGGGTGGCTGAGTCAGGCGTAGGTCCGGGTTTGAACCGTGCCGAAGGCTTGAGCGAGGACGCGGTCGTGATCCGCATCCACAAATCGTATGCGCATCCAGGCGGAGTTTACGTTTATCGAATCACGTGGCGCGGCAAGTCGGTGGTGTATGCCACAGATACGGAGGGCTACGTCGGCACGGATCGAAAGCTCGTGCAGTTCGCGCGGGACGCGGATTTGCTGATCCACGATGCGCAATATTCGGAGGAGCATTATCGCGGACAGTTGGCGGGGTTTCCGTCTACGCAGGGGTTTGGTCATTCGACGGTGACGATGGCGAGCGAGGTCGCCGCGGCGGCGGAGGCAGAGCGACTGGTTTTGTTCCATCACGATCCCGCGTACGACGACGCGATGGTCGCGGAGATGGAACGGACTGCGCAAGGTTTGTTCGCCGAGTCTTTTGCCGCATATGAAGGCTTGGAATTTGTGTTGCAGGTTGAAAACAGAACAGCGACAGCATCGGTCGCGTCGCATGAGAGGGCAGTACAATATGCTCAAAATGGATGA
- a CDS encoding Crp/Fnr family transcriptional regulator — protein MDEIRKDNTRNLLADIELFAGLTPTQLDWVAQHAHRRIFEAGRNVLTIEQPGEAVYIILHGTVKIHIEQGERDVILSILGSGDLLGEMSLIDSVGRSASAVTLESSLMLWMDRTTFTYLLDNFPPVARNLVKILSARVRLSDQLIQALATLDVNGRVARQLLAFAEKYGREKDGVTQIRITLTQGDIADLVGASRKRVNQAMVLFKEQGLIDNTEGRIAIKDGEGLARYCK, from the coding sequence ATGGATGAGATTCGCAAAGACAACACGCGCAACCTGCTCGCGGACATCGAATTGTTCGCAGGGCTGACGCCGACTCAATTAGATTGGGTCGCCCAGCACGCGCATCGTCGCATCTTCGAGGCGGGCAGGAACGTGCTGACCATCGAACAGCCTGGCGAAGCCGTGTATATCATTTTGCACGGCACGGTGAAGATTCACATCGAACAAGGCGAGCGGGATGTGATCCTGTCCATTTTGGGCTCGGGCGATTTGCTCGGCGAGATGAGTCTGATCGACAGCGTGGGACGATCTGCCAGCGCGGTGACATTGGAAAGCAGTTTGATGTTGTGGATGGATCGAACCACGTTCACGTATCTCCTTGATAACTTCCCGCCTGTGGCGCGCAATTTGGTGAAGATACTGTCTGCGCGTGTTCGGTTATCGGATCAATTGATCCAAGCTCTGGCGACGCTCGACGTGAACGGACGTGTGGCGCGTCAACTGCTGGCGTTCGCCGAAAAATACGGGCGCGAGAAAGACGGCGTGACGCAAATCCGCATCACGCTCACACAGGGCGATATTGCAGACCTAGTCGGCGCGTCGCGGAAGCGAGTCAATCAGGCGATGGTGTTGTTCAAGGAACAGGGGTTGATCGATAATACGGAAGGACGAATTGCCATCAAGGATGGCGAGGGGTTGGCGAGGTATTGTAAGTAA
- a CDS encoding BrnT family toxin, with protein MDFEWDPRKAETNLQKHGVSFTEAGTIFGDELAVTVPDPDHSKNEERYITIGWSSRGRLLMISHTDREDRIRIISARELTRAERKAYEEENQT; from the coding sequence ATGGATTTCGAATGGGACCCACGCAAAGCAGAGACTAACCTGCAAAAGCATGGCGTTTCATTTACCGAAGCAGGAACAATTTTTGGCGACGAACTGGCAGTCACTGTTCCTGACCCTGATCATTCCAAGAACGAAGAACGCTACATTACAATCGGATGGTCAAGCCGAGGCAGGTTGTTGATGATCTCCCACACTGACCGTGAAGACCGAATCCGAATCATCAGCGCCCGCGAACTGACAAGAGCGGAACGAAAAGCATATGAAGAAGAAAACCAAACATAA
- a CDS encoding thioesterase family protein gives MSDFRFYHPIEVRYGDLDPQGHVNNAKHLTYFEQARIAYLVELGLFTKDQSFMEIGVILADVHITYHEPVYFGQKVQVGVHISKLGNKSMTWEQNIVDVETGKELAKGEVVMVTYDYRTEKTIPVPQEWREKITEFEGLKV, from the coding sequence ATGAGCGATTTTCGTTTTTATCACCCTATCGAAGTCCGCTACGGGGATTTGGATCCGCAGGGACACGTTAACAACGCCAAGCATCTCACCTACTTCGAGCAGGCGCGTATTGCCTATTTGGTCGAGCTCGGATTGTTCACGAAGGATCAATCTTTCATGGAGATCGGTGTGATTCTGGCTGATGTGCACATCACCTACCATGAGCCTGTCTATTTTGGGCAGAAAGTCCAGGTTGGGGTTCATATATCGAAGTTGGGGAACAAGTCCATGACGTGGGAGCAGAATATCGTGGATGTGGAGACTGGGAAGGAATTAGCCAAAGGGGAAGTGGTAATGGTGACTTATGATTATCGCACTGAGAAGACAATTCCCGTTCCGCAGGAGTGGCGGGAGAAGATTACCGAGTTCGAAGGTTTAAAGGTTTGA
- a CDS encoding M42 family metallopeptidase has product MSLPTINQEYFVDFLVKLLNIPSPTGFAEPAIAFVEKELSQYKQLELSRTRKGALVAKWEVKSDLPPVALTAHVDTLGAVVKEIKSNGRLKLSRVGGVQWPTVETEGVWVFTEKGEKIRGSVLIDNASGHIFGAAGTETPRNDDHMEVRLDARTTSEKETRGLGINVGDCVAFDPRVEVTNGFIRSRFLDDKACVANLAAAIKSLAESGRSPKRTVYFHISNYEEVGHGAAAGIPSEVAELVTVDMAVVGAGQASDEFSATLCIKDSGGVYHEGLNKKLRALADKHGIAYKTDVYPFYGSDGEAFWRAGGDVALALIGPGIDASHNYERAHMDGLNATTNWIMAYLLD; this is encoded by the coding sequence ATGTCATTACCAACCATCAATCAAGAATATTTCGTTGACTTTCTCGTGAAGTTATTGAACATCCCCTCGCCGACTGGGTTTGCAGAGCCAGCGATTGCATTTGTGGAAAAAGAATTATCGCAATACAAGCAACTCGAACTCAGCCGAACCCGCAAAGGCGCGTTGGTGGCAAAGTGGGAAGTCAAATCCGATTTACCTCCCGTCGCTTTGACCGCGCACGTGGACACACTCGGCGCGGTGGTGAAGGAGATCAAGTCGAATGGACGGTTGAAGTTGAGTCGCGTCGGCGGAGTCCAGTGGCCCACTGTGGAGACCGAAGGCGTGTGGGTGTTCACAGAGAAAGGCGAAAAGATACGCGGCTCGGTGTTGATTGACAACGCGTCGGGTCATATCTTCGGCGCGGCTGGCACGGAGACTCCACGCAACGACGATCACATGGAAGTGCGTCTCGATGCGCGCACAACATCCGAGAAAGAAACGCGCGGGTTGGGAATCAACGTCGGCGATTGCGTGGCGTTCGATCCGCGCGTGGAGGTGACGAATGGCTTCATCCGCTCGCGGTTCCTCGACGACAAGGCGTGCGTGGCGAATCTCGCGGCGGCGATCAAGTCGCTAGCCGAATCAGGTCGAAGTCCGAAAAGAACCGTGTACTTCCATATCTCGAATTATGAAGAGGTCGGTCACGGCGCGGCGGCGGGAATCCCATCTGAAGTTGCGGAGTTGGTCACGGTGGATATGGCAGTCGTCGGCGCGGGGCAGGCGTCGGATGAATTCAGCGCGACGCTGTGCATCAAAGACAGCGGCGGGGTGTATCACGAGGGTTTGAATAAAAAGTTGCGCGCGCTCGCCGATAAACATGGCATCGCGTACAAAACGGATGTGTATCCGTTTTACGGTTCGGACGGCGAAGCGTTCTGGCGCGCGGGCGGCGATGTGGCGCTGGCGTTGATCGGACCTGGCATCGACGCGTCGCACAATTACGAACGCGCACACATGGACGGATTGAACGCGACGACGAATTGGATCATGGCGTATTTGTTGGATTAA
- a CDS encoding TIGR03617 family F420-dependent LLM class oxidoreductase: protein MKLNAALPPTGLNDVAAIAKASEEIGFDALWTQETQHDPFLPCALIAEHTTRLNFGTAVAVSFARSPANLAYTAWDLAAQSGGRFILGLGTQVKAHIERRFGQVWPESPVNKLREQIQVIRAFWDTWQNGTKLNYRGEYYKITLMSPFFQPPPLPSLPSPNSVGIWGGDGSGVIPIYIAGVNTGLAKLAGEMCEGFHAHPFHSPRYLKEVMLPAIEEGAKKENRKREDVSLSVTAFVATTPEEMNFARAQISFYASTPSYRSVMDLHGWSGVAETLSAHAAKGEWTEMPMLITDEMLGEFCLVTEEGKLADELRKRYKGIADRLTLYTPFVAGERDEWWRGLAKEFR from the coding sequence ATGAAACTCAATGCCGCATTACCTCCCACTGGATTGAACGACGTCGCCGCGATCGCGAAAGCGTCGGAGGAGATCGGATTCGACGCGCTGTGGACTCAGGAGACTCAACACGACCCGTTCCTGCCTTGCGCGTTGATCGCCGAACATACAACGCGTCTTAACTTCGGGACGGCTGTCGCAGTTTCCTTCGCTCGCTCGCCCGCCAACCTCGCCTACACCGCCTGGGACCTCGCCGCGCAATCAGGCGGACGATTCATCCTCGGGCTTGGAACACAAGTGAAGGCGCACATCGAGCGGAGGTTTGGTCAAGTTTGGCCCGAGTCTCCTGTAAATAAATTACGCGAGCAGATTCAAGTCATCCGCGCGTTTTGGGATACTTGGCAGAACGGAACGAAGTTGAATTATCGCGGGGAGTATTACAAGATCACGTTGATGTCGCCGTTTTTTCAACCGCCACCCCTCCCCTCGCTCCCCTCCCCAAATTCTGTTGGAATTTGGGGAGGGGATGGGAGTGGGGTCATTCCCATTTACATCGCAGGCGTGAACACGGGGCTAGCAAAACTCGCGGGCGAGATGTGTGAGGGATTCCACGCGCATCCGTTTCATAGTCCGCGCTATTTGAAGGAAGTGATGTTGCCAGCTATCGAAGAAGGCGCGAAGAAAGAAAATCGCAAGCGGGAAGATGTTTCCCTTTCAGTGACTGCTTTCGTCGCAACGACTCCCGAAGAGATGAACTTCGCCCGCGCGCAGATTTCGTTCTACGCATCCACACCCTCCTATCGCTCCGTCATGGACTTGCATGGCTGGAGCGGCGTGGCAGAGACACTGTCCGCGCACGCGGCGAAGGGCGAATGGACTGAGATGCCAATGCTCATCACCGATGAGATGTTGGGTGAGTTTTGTCTGGTGACAGAGGAAGGCAAACTCGCTGATGAATTGAGGAAACGGTACAAGGGAATAGCCGATCGGCTGACGTTGTACACTCCCTTTGTGGCTGGGGAGCGAGATGAGTGGTGGAGAGGGTTGGCGAAGGAATTTCGTTAG
- a CDS encoding type II toxin-antitoxin system HigB family toxin — MHIITRKALIQFWETHPDSKTALARWFKVVKTTEFQSFNELRAVFPSADKVQDWIIFNIGGNKYRLITSIHFNRGKVYIRHVLTHTEYDRGDWKK, encoded by the coding sequence GTGCACATAATCACCCGCAAGGCGCTGATCCAGTTTTGGGAGACGCATCCCGACAGCAAAACAGCATTAGCAAGATGGTTCAAAGTTGTGAAAACTACCGAGTTTCAAAGTTTCAACGAATTGAGAGCTGTTTTTCCATCGGCAGATAAAGTACAGGATTGGATCATTTTCAACATCGGCGGGAACAAGTATCGGTTGATAACCTCAATTCACTTTAACCGAGGCAAGGTTTATATTCGGCATGTTCTGACACACACAGAATATGACCGAGGAGATTGGAAGAAATGA
- a CDS encoding helix-turn-helix domain-containing protein, with product MTLVNDQIQTHWTSIAPLLTVRNEREYNAAVKRMNELLDEIGTNEKHPLYSLLDTIGTLVHAYEEEHFPMPEPTGVDVLRYLMEERGLTQSDLPEVGSQGVVSEILNGKRELNVRQIRALANKFKVSTAAFV from the coding sequence ATGACACTTGTAAACGATCAAATCCAAACCCATTGGACAAGCATCGCTCCGCTGTTAACCGTTCGGAACGAGCGTGAATATAACGCGGCTGTAAAACGGATGAATGAATTACTTGATGAGATCGGTACGAACGAAAAACATCCACTCTACAGTCTACTCGACACAATTGGCACACTCGTCCACGCTTACGAAGAAGAACATTTTCCTATGCCCGAACCTACAGGCGTAGACGTTTTACGATACTTAATGGAAGAGCGAGGTTTAACTCAATCCGATTTGCCAGAAGTAGGCTCGCAAGGTGTGGTTTCAGAAATATTAAACGGCAAACGCGAGTTGAATGTTCGTCAGATTCGCGCGTTGGCAAATAAGTTCAAAGTCTCTACTGCAGCGTTTGTGTAA
- a CDS encoding nucleoside triphosphate pyrophosphohydrolase family protein yields MNFTDYQTKSRATAKYPVIGHGVIYPTLGLVNEAGEVAGKIKKVFRDKDGEINEETRQALKAELGDVLWYISQVATELNLSLDEIAEANIAKLMDRLERGKIQGDGDNR; encoded by the coding sequence ATGAACTTCACCGACTACCAAACCAAATCACGCGCCACCGCCAAATATCCCGTCATCGGGCATGGAGTGATCTACCCCACACTGGGACTCGTCAATGAGGCGGGGGAAGTGGCGGGCAAGATTAAGAAAGTGTTCCGCGACAAGGACGGCGAGATCAACGAAGAGACGCGCCAAGCGTTGAAAGCCGAACTCGGCGACGTGTTGTGGTACATCTCGCAAGTCGCGACCGAGTTGAACTTGTCGCTGGACGAGATCGCTGAGGCGAATATCGCTAAGTTGATGGATCGGTTGGAACGAGGGAAGATTCAAGGGGATGGGGATAACAGATAA
- the nth gene encoding endonuclease III, whose product MNPLAKRAVKVHEKLLEFYGEPIWRNPLPAIHELVSTILSQNTNDINRDRAFNALRAKFPTWEAVRDAKTKEVIEAIRPAGLANQKGPRIQQVLKSITKERGNLDLSFLKKMSVDEARDWLTKFNGVGPKTAAIVLCFSLGMPAFPVDTHVYRVTGRIGLRPEKMTVEQAHPHLEGLFPPETYYAAHLNIIRLGREICTARKAMCEKCPIVKFCDYGKNIMSLRGAA is encoded by the coding sequence ATGAATCCACTTGCAAAACGAGCGGTAAAAGTCCACGAGAAATTGCTGGAATTTTACGGCGAGCCAATTTGGCGTAACCCGTTGCCCGCGATCCACGAATTGGTCTCGACCATCCTTTCGCAGAACACGAACGACATCAACCGCGACCGCGCCTTCAACGCCTTGCGCGCCAAATTCCCAACGTGGGAAGCCGTCCGCGACGCGAAGACAAAAGAGGTGATCGAAGCGATTCGTCCCGCTGGGCTGGCGAATCAAAAGGGTCCGCGCATCCAGCAGGTGTTGAAGTCCATCACAAAGGAACGCGGAAATCTCGATCTGTCGTTCCTCAAAAAAATGTCGGTGGATGAAGCGCGGGATTGGCTGACCAAGTTCAACGGCGTGGGACCGAAGACTGCCGCCATCGTGTTGTGTTTTTCACTTGGGATGCCCGCGTTCCCCGTGGATACGCACGTCTACCGCGTGACGGGCCGCATCGGACTCCGACCCGAGAAGATGACTGTTGAGCAAGCGCATCCGCACTTGGAGGGTTTGTTCCCGCCTGAGACGTATTACGCCGCGCACTTGAACATCATCCGCTTGGGACGTGAAATCTGCACCGCGCGCAAAGCGATGTGCGAGAAGTGCCCGATTGTGAAGTTTTGTGATTATGGAAAAAATATCATGTCATTGCGAGGAGCTGCGTAG
- a CDS encoding nucleotidyltransferase domain-containing protein yields MSLSDSFIQSILATIDSPDVVGVGIVGSYARGQESKYSDVDFDIFVSKMPTNESDRYTLKYLDGKLISLKYILFGDEGAALKNPERAIWAVPGLSGMRIVLDKGGSLAKLQKQANEFDFASLQPAADKFAAEQVMGCAEEVHKILSGLARSHESAVLYATWGLVKELLEAVSVQRGILIVSENRYFDLIQESVGRDTKWVSAFRKAWGLDSNASQYQQRGAAALTLYRLTAAMFDELIPDKYREVLKNTLRLIKEAGYQ; encoded by the coding sequence ATGTCTCTGTCCGATTCCTTCATCCAATCCATCCTCGCAACAATCGATTCGCCCGATGTTGTCGGCGTTGGTATCGTCGGCAGTTATGCGCGCGGACAAGAGTCAAAATACAGCGATGTGGATTTCGACATCTTCGTCAGCAAAATGCCAACAAACGAATCTGACCGATATACTTTGAAATATTTGGATGGCAAACTCATCAGTCTGAAATACATCCTGTTCGGCGATGAGGGTGCCGCGTTGAAAAATCCTGAACGTGCGATTTGGGCGGTTCCAGGATTGAGCGGAATGAGAATCGTGCTGGATAAGGGCGGCTCACTCGCGAAACTCCAGAAACAAGCGAATGAATTTGATTTCGCTTCGTTGCAACCTGCCGCAGACAAGTTTGCCGCCGAACAAGTGATGGGTTGCGCTGAGGAAGTTCACAAGATTCTGAGTGGACTGGCGCGTTCTCACGAATCCGCTGTGTTGTACGCGACGTGGGGATTGGTGAAGGAATTACTCGAAGCAGTGTCGGTTCAGCGAGGCATACTGATCGTCAGTGAGAATCGCTATTTCGATTTGATACAAGAATCGGTGGGGCGCGACACGAAATGGGTGAGCGCGTTCCGCAAGGCGTGGGGTCTTGACTCGAACGCGTCGCAATATCAACAACGCGGCGCGGCGGCGCTGACCTTATATCGTCTAACCGCGGCGATGTTCGACGAGTTAATCCCCGACAAATATCGTGAGGTTTTGAAAAATACATTGCGGCTCATCAAGGAAGCAGGTTATCAATGA